A region from the Marinitoga sp. 38H-ov genome encodes:
- a CDS encoding ABC transporter ATP-binding protein: MKIIEIKNLNFSYGNNFKLYIDELYVEKGEFVSIIGPNGSGKTTVLKLLTLIEKKDNGEIIINGKNIENYSKKELFKEISVVPQEFFTSFDFTAEDIISSGRIPHETFFSKSDINIIDETMKKTNTLIFKSRIYNTLSGGEKQRVMLTRSLVQDTNVILLDEFVSQIDPGYTQQLIRIVKNESIEKHKSIISIFHDINLASLYSDRIYIFKDGIIKYSGKPENVITKNIMKEIFDIDCIITYHPTKNKPQVIFEY; the protein is encoded by the coding sequence ATGAAAATAATTGAGATTAAAAACTTAAATTTTTCATATGGAAATAATTTTAAATTATATATAGATGAATTGTATGTAGAAAAGGGTGAGTTTGTATCTATAATTGGACCTAATGGTTCAGGTAAAACTACTGTATTAAAATTATTGACATTAATAGAAAAAAAAGATAATGGAGAAATTATTATTAATGGAAAAAACATAGAAAATTATTCAAAAAAAGAATTATTTAAAGAAATATCTGTTGTACCACAAGAATTTTTTACATCTTTTGACTTTACTGCTGAAGATATTATTTCTTCTGGTAGAATACCACATGAAACTTTTTTTTCAAAAAGCGATATTAATATCATTGATGAAACAATGAAAAAAACAAATACTTTAATATTTAAAAGTAGAATATATAATACATTAAGTGGTGGAGAAAAGCAAAGAGTTATGCTTACAAGATCTTTAGTACAAGATACTAATGTAATATTATTAGATGAATTTGTTTCACAAATTGATCCAGGTTATACACAACAATTAATACGTATAGTAAAAAATGAATCTATAGAAAAACATAAAAGTATAATTTCTATATTCCATGATATTAATTTAGCCTCATTATATTCTGATAGAATATATATATTTAAAGATGGTATTATTAAATATTCTGGAAAACCAGAAAATGTTATTACAAAAAATATAATGAAAGAAATATTTGATATTGATTGTATAATAACTTATCATCCTACAAAAAATAAACCTCAAGTAATTTTTGAATATTAA
- a CDS encoding KamA family radical SAM protein → MSVKYIINIDKVEQLTDEEKKELKKVTEKYKFRANDYYLGLINWNDPNDPIRKLIIPQVEELEEWGKLDASNEKSYTKSKGLQHKYRDTALLLVNDVCGGFCRFCFRKRLFINVGEEVARDVSDDLEYIKNHKEITNVLLTGGDPLLLSTKKLENIIKQIRDIDHVKIIRIGSKMLAFNPYRILEDPDLIEMIKKYSTDEKKIYIMTQFNHPNEITDVSIKAANKLLKAGAILANQTPLIKGVNADWKTLMELFKKLSFIGIPPYYVFQGRPVAGNKPFVVPIEEGYQIFLKAIMNVSGLAKRAKFAMSHETGKIEVAALTKEHIIFRYHRAHDPKNAGKFMIYKRNPNAYWLDDYNDLVDEYVVENSYIK, encoded by the coding sequence TTGAGTGTAAAGTATATTATAAACATTGATAAGGTGGAACAATTAACAGATGAAGAAAAAAAAGAATTAAAAAAAGTTACAGAAAAATACAAATTTAGAGCAAATGATTATTATTTAGGTTTAATTAATTGGAATGATCCAAATGACCCTATTAGAAAATTAATTATACCTCAAGTTGAAGAGTTGGAAGAATGGGGTAAATTGGATGCTTCAAATGAAAAATCATATACCAAAAGCAAAGGATTACAACACAAATATAGAGATACGGCTTTGCTTCTGGTAAATGATGTGTGTGGAGGATTTTGTAGATTTTGTTTTAGAAAAAGATTATTTATTAATGTTGGTGAAGAAGTTGCAAGAGATGTAAGTGATGATTTAGAATATATAAAAAATCATAAGGAAATAACAAATGTATTATTAACTGGTGGAGACCCATTATTATTATCTACAAAGAAATTAGAAAATATTATCAAACAAATTAGAGATATTGACCATGTAAAAATAATTAGAATCGGATCAAAAATGCTTGCTTTTAATCCATACAGAATATTAGAAGATCCAGATTTAATAGAAATGATTAAAAAATATTCAACAGATGAAAAGAAGATATATATAATGACACAATTTAATCATCCTAATGAAATAACAGATGTATCTATTAAAGCTGCTAATAAGTTATTAAAAGCTGGAGCTATATTAGCAAATCAAACACCTTTAATAAAAGGAGTTAATGCAGATTGGAAAACCTTGATGGAATTATTTAAAAAATTGTCATTTATAGGTATACCTCCATATTATGTATTCCAAGGAAGACCCGTTGCTGGTAATAAACCATTTGTAGTTCCTATAGAAGAAGGTTATCAAATCTTTTTAAAAGCTATTATGAATGTATCAGGACTTGCTAAAAGAGCTAAATTTGCTATGTCCCATGAAACTGGAAAAATTGAAGTAGCTGCTTTAACTAAAGAACATATTATATTTAGATATCATAGAGCACATGATCCAAAAAATGCTGGTAAGTTTATGATATATAAAAGAAATCCTAATGCATATTGGTTAGATGATTATAATGATTTAGTTGATGAATATGTAGTTGAAAATTCATATATTAAATGA
- a CDS encoding adenosylhomocysteinase codes for MELIDSGRKKIEWVKQHMKVLNSLKEMYMDEQPFKDINISMSIHLEAKTAYTAVVLHELGANVAITSSNPLSTQDDVAEALKTYGVNVYAKRSTDEELYWKNIDKVLEIKPNIVIDDGADLGVRIVEKYPELLENIWGINEETTTGIKRYKALLKDGKLKVPVIDVNDSYMKYLFDNRYGTGQSTWDGIIRSTNLTVAGKNVVVAGYGWCGKGVAMRAKGLGAKVIVTEVDPIKAIEAVMDGFEVMPMDEAAKIGDFFITVTGDTDVIIERHFLSMKDGAVLANAGHFDIEVKVADLERINIEKKDVRNGVTQYTMPNGNKLYLLGMGRLVNLVNGDGHPVEIMDLSFSLQLEGAKYLKEHKGELEIDVKPVPYEVDLKIAKIKLESMGIKIDELTPEQIAYLNSWK; via the coding sequence ATGGAATTAATTGATTCCGGTAGAAAAAAGATTGAATGGGTAAAGCAACATATGAAAGTATTAAATTCTTTAAAAGAAATGTATATGGATGAACAACCATTTAAAGATATAAATATATCTATGAGTATTCATCTTGAAGCTAAAACTGCTTATACAGCTGTTGTTTTGCATGAATTAGGTGCAAATGTAGCCATTACAAGTAGCAATCCATTATCGACACAAGATGATGTTGCTGAAGCATTAAAAACATATGGTGTTAATGTATATGCTAAACGTTCTACTGATGAAGAATTATATTGGAAAAATATTGACAAAGTTTTAGAAATTAAACCTAATATAGTTATAGATGATGGAGCTGATTTAGGAGTTAGAATTGTAGAAAAATATCCCGAATTATTAGAAAATATTTGGGGAATAAACGAAGAAACAACAACTGGTATAAAAAGATATAAAGCTTTACTTAAAGATGGAAAATTAAAAGTACCTGTTATAGATGTAAATGATTCATATATGAAATATCTTTTTGACAATAGATACGGAACTGGTCAATCTACATGGGATGGAATAATTAGATCAACTAATTTAACAGTTGCTGGCAAAAATGTTGTTGTTGCTGGTTATGGATGGTGTGGAAAAGGTGTAGCAATGAGAGCAAAAGGGCTCGGAGCAAAAGTAATTGTAACAGAAGTTGATCCTATAAAAGCTATAGAAGCTGTAATGGATGGTTTTGAGGTTATGCCTATGGATGAAGCTGCAAAAATAGGAGACTTTTTTATCACTGTAACAGGCGATACAGACGTAATTATAGAAAGACATTTTTTAAGTATGAAAGATGGCGCTGTACTTGCAAATGCAGGGCATTTTGATATAGAGGTAAAAGTTGCTGACTTAGAAAGAATAAATATTGAAAAAAAAGATGTTAGGAATGGTGTAACTCAATACACTATGCCAAATGGTAATAAATTATATTTACTTGGCATGGGAAGACTTGTTAATCTTGTAAACGGCGATGGACATCCTGTAGAAATTATGGATTTATCATTTTCTTTACAACTTGAAGGAGCAAAATATTTAAAAGAACATAAGGGAGAATTAGAAATTGATGTTAAACCTGTA